A genomic segment from Truepera sp. encodes:
- a CDS encoding IS1182 family transposase, with the protein MLRLSDAQAVPPETARVARAAFPKGNPYLTLRDELGGVFRDEDFADLYPRLGQPALPPWRLALVTLVQYRENLSDRQAAEAVRARIDVKYLLGLPLADAGFDFSVLCEFRARLREGGSEATLLDRLLERCRELGLVRAGERARTDATRVLAAVRVMNRLELVAETLRAALNELARAAPAWLTAVAPAAWYERYARRIEDSRLPASQAARAAYATSVGEDGFHLLDLLETAPPGLADLPAVAVLKRVWERHFSRDNDHGEGGRVHLRPERELAKAAEATESPYDPDARYRSRFKVEWTGYLAHLTETCEENEPHLITHVDTTAATVHEVRRVEAVHDALAAKDLLPGEHLADAAYIDAKLLVKVREEHGVSMIGPPRRDASWQARTAGGFTNEAFAIDWDKKRACCPQGHESNSWREYEDDARGAYVVARFATATCRACPLRSHCTRSGKQGRSLHLHPRDAHEAIGAMRERLASNAGRELYALRAGVEGTISQGVRALGLRRARYRGLARVHLQHVATAAAMNIDRVTNFLAGRPVERTRRSRFAALRA; encoded by the coding sequence ATGTTGAGACTCAGTGATGCCCAGGCTGTTCCGCCCGAAACTGCCCGCGTCGCGCGCGCCGCCTTCCCTAAGGGCAACCCCTACTTGACGCTGCGAGACGAGCTCGGCGGCGTCTTCCGGGACGAGGACTTCGCGGACCTCTACCCGCGGTTGGGCCAGCCCGCCTTGCCGCCGTGGCGCTTGGCGTTGGTGACGTTGGTGCAGTACCGCGAGAACCTCTCCGACCGGCAGGCGGCGGAGGCGGTGAGGGCGCGCATCGACGTTAAGTACCTGCTGGGTTTGCCGTTGGCGGACGCCGGCTTCGACTTCTCGGTGCTGTGCGAGTTCCGCGCCCGCCTGCGTGAAGGGGGCAGCGAGGCGACGCTCCTCGATCGCTTGCTGGAGCGTTGCCGTGAGCTGGGCCTGGTGCGGGCCGGCGAGCGAGCCCGCACCGACGCCACGCGCGTGCTGGCCGCCGTGCGCGTCATGAACCGCCTGGAGCTGGTGGCGGAGACGCTGCGCGCCGCCCTCAACGAGCTGGCGCGCGCCGCACCCGCCTGGCTCACCGCGGTGGCGCCGGCCGCCTGGTACGAGCGCTACGCCCGCCGCATCGAGGACAGCCGCCTGCCGGCCAGCCAAGCGGCGCGCGCGGCGTACGCCACTAGCGTCGGGGAGGACGGCTTCCACCTGCTCGACCTGCTCGAGACTGCGCCGCCGGGGCTGGCCGACCTACCAGCGGTGGCGGTCCTTAAGCGCGTATGGGAGCGGCACTTCAGCCGTGATAACGACCACGGCGAGGGCGGTCGGGTGCACCTCAGACCCGAGCGGGAGCTGGCCAAGGCTGCCGAGGCGACCGAGTCGCCTTACGATCCCGACGCGCGCTACCGCAGCCGCTTCAAAGTGGAGTGGACCGGTTACCTGGCGCACCTGACCGAGACGTGCGAGGAGAACGAGCCGCACCTGATCACGCACGTGGACACCACCGCCGCCACCGTGCACGAGGTCAGGCGCGTGGAAGCCGTCCACGACGCGCTGGCTGCCAAGGACTTGCTGCCCGGCGAGCACCTGGCGGACGCGGCCTACATCGACGCGAAACTACTGGTTAAGGTGCGCGAGGAGCACGGCGTGAGCATGATCGGCCCGCCGCGCCGTGATGCGAGTTGGCAGGCGCGCACCGCCGGGGGCTTCACCAACGAGGCGTTCGCCATCGACTGGGACAAGAAGCGAGCGTGCTGCCCGCAAGGGCACGAGAGCAACTCCTGGCGGGAGTACGAGGACGACGCGCGCGGCGCGTACGTGGTGGCGCGCTTCGCAACTGCCACCTGCAGAGCGTGCCCGTTGCGATCGCATTGCACCCGCTCAGGTAAGCAAGGGCGCAGCCTCCATCTACATCCCCGCGACGCGCACGAGGCCATCGGCGCCATGCGCGAACGCCTCGCCAGCAACGCCGGGCGGGAACTCTACGCGCTGCGGGCAGGCGTGGAGGGCACCATTAGTCAGGGCGTACGCGCCCTGGGCCTGCGGCGCGCTAGGTACCGCGGCCTTGCAAGAGTGCATCTGCAGCACGTCGCCACGGCAGCAGCCATGAACATCGACCGGGTTACCAACTTCCTGGCGGGCCGCCCGGTGGAGCGCACCCGAAGATCACGCTTCGCGGCGCTCAGAGCATGA
- a CDS encoding DEAD/DEAH box helicase family protein: MLKPTTDIGGQHVLSANTSPTHADQTPSGGIHGLLNQLAGAALDGRDKGDKLERLMKSYLQTDPMYAAKYSNVWLWKDWPGRGNQPDTGIDLVAEERDTGDLVAIQCKFYQPGHYLMKSDIDSFFTASGKHPFKSRIIISTTDKWSKHAEQALDEQQIPVTRLRVQDLANSPVDWSQFTLEKPEDINLKAKKSLRPHQVIAHEKVTTGLAEAERGKLIMACGTGKTFTSLKIAESMAGAGKRVLFLVPSLSLLSQTLREWTGDAEVPLRCFAVCSDSKIGRGREDEDLRVHDLAFPSTTDPQKLHEQASTLAPERMTVVFSTYQSIQVVSDAQALGMPEFDLIISDEAHRTTGATLQGEERSHFTKVHDNDIVRGRKRLYMTATPRLYSDDQVTRAAEKEALLWSMDDPEHYGEELHRLNFGEAVAQGLLSDYKVMILAVDEKHVTKTFQAQLADANNELSLDDAVKIVGCWNGLAKRTPDSVEDDGLAGDTAAMKRAVAFAGNIKTSKRIAGMFTDIVEEYLEHAGDDDDLLYCEAAHVDGTFNVLERNNRLDWLKAPTPDNTCRILTNARCLSEGVDVPSLDAVMFLQPRDSEIDIVQAVGRVMRKAPGKKYGYVILPIGIPAGMSASEALADNQKYKVVWQVLQALRAHDERFDSTVNKIELNKKKPKQIDVIGVGGGSEEREGDTSVQDGFAFELDNIGEWRDAIYAKIVEKVGNRRYWESWAKDVAQIAQRHIDRIQTLLEHEESEHAKAFEDFLAGLRRNLNPAVSRDEAVEMLSQHLITRPVFEALFEDYSFSQHNPVSAAMQRMVDLLEEQALEKETESLEGFYESVRENAKGIDNAEGKQRIIVELYDKFFRTAFPRMADRLGIVYTPIEVVDFIIHSAEHALREEFGASISDEGVHVLDPFTGTGTFMVRLLQSGLIKPEDLAHKYRHELHANEIVLLAYYIAAINIEETYHSLAGGEYQPFEGIVLTDTFQMTEDPANGQAGAIFPVLPENSERAEKQKAHDIRVVIANPPYSAGQDSANDDNQNLKYPRLDEAIANTYAAHSTAGYKNSLYDSTSAPSAGLATGSRTKA; the protein is encoded by the coding sequence ACACGTGCTTTCTGCTAATACCTCACCAACACATGCCGACCAGACACCGAGCGGCGGCATCCACGGCCTGCTAAACCAACTCGCGGGAGCCGCCCTGGATGGCCGCGACAAAGGCGACAAACTCGAGCGCCTAATGAAGTCCTACCTCCAGACGGACCCCATGTACGCCGCCAAATACAGCAACGTGTGGCTCTGGAAGGACTGGCCCGGCCGCGGTAACCAACCCGACACCGGCATCGACCTAGTGGCCGAAGAGCGCGACACCGGCGACCTAGTGGCCATCCAATGCAAGTTCTACCAGCCCGGTCATTACCTGATGAAGAGCGACATCGACTCGTTCTTCACGGCCAGCGGCAAGCATCCGTTCAAGAGCCGCATCATCATCAGCACCACCGACAAGTGGAGCAAGCACGCCGAGCAAGCCCTCGACGAGCAGCAGATCCCCGTCACGCGCCTGCGCGTCCAGGATCTAGCCAACAGCCCTGTCGACTGGAGCCAGTTCACCCTCGAGAAACCTGAAGACATCAACCTCAAGGCCAAGAAGAGCCTGCGCCCCCACCAGGTAATCGCTCACGAGAAGGTGACCACTGGCCTGGCTGAGGCCGAGCGCGGCAAGCTCATCATGGCTTGCGGCACCGGCAAGACCTTCACCAGCCTCAAGATCGCCGAGAGCATGGCCGGCGCCGGCAAGCGCGTGCTGTTCCTAGTGCCTTCCTTGTCGCTCCTCTCGCAGACGCTGCGCGAGTGGACGGGCGACGCCGAAGTGCCGCTCAGGTGCTTCGCCGTGTGCAGCGACAGCAAGATCGGCCGCGGTCGCGAGGACGAGGACCTGCGCGTGCATGACCTCGCCTTCCCCAGCACCACCGACCCCCAGAAGCTCCACGAGCAGGCCAGCACGCTCGCGCCCGAACGCATGACGGTGGTGTTCAGCACCTACCAGAGCATCCAGGTGGTTAGTGACGCGCAGGCGCTCGGCATGCCCGAGTTCGACCTGATCATCAGCGACGAAGCGCACCGCACCACCGGCGCCACCCTGCAAGGCGAGGAACGCTCCCACTTCACCAAGGTGCACGACAACGACATCGTGCGCGGCAGGAAGCGCCTCTACATGACCGCCACCCCCCGCCTCTATAGCGACGATCAGGTGACCAGGGCCGCCGAGAAGGAGGCGCTGCTGTGGAGCATGGACGACCCCGAGCACTACGGCGAGGAGCTGCACCGCCTCAACTTCGGGGAGGCCGTCGCTCAGGGGCTCCTGAGCGACTACAAGGTCATGATCCTGGCAGTCGACGAGAAGCACGTCACCAAGACCTTCCAGGCTCAGCTGGCGGACGCCAACAACGAACTCAGCCTCGACGACGCCGTCAAGATCGTGGGCTGCTGGAACGGCCTCGCCAAGCGCACCCCCGACAGCGTGGAGGACGACGGCCTCGCCGGCGACACCGCCGCCATGAAGCGCGCCGTGGCTTTCGCCGGCAACATCAAGACCTCCAAGCGCATCGCCGGCATGTTCACCGACATCGTTGAGGAGTACCTCGAGCACGCCGGCGACGACGACGACCTGCTCTACTGCGAGGCGGCGCACGTCGACGGCACCTTCAACGTGCTCGAGCGCAACAACCGCCTCGACTGGCTCAAGGCACCCACGCCCGACAACACCTGCCGCATCCTCACCAACGCCCGCTGCCTCAGCGAGGGCGTCGACGTCCCCAGCCTGGACGCGGTGATGTTCCTGCAGCCGCGCGACAGCGAGATCGACATCGTGCAGGCCGTGGGCCGCGTCATGCGCAAGGCGCCCGGCAAGAAGTACGGCTACGTCATCCTGCCCATCGGCATCCCCGCCGGCATGAGCGCTAGTGAGGCGCTGGCCGACAACCAGAAGTACAAGGTCGTGTGGCAGGTGCTCCAGGCGCTGCGCGCGCACGACGAGCGCTTCGACAGCACCGTCAACAAGATCGAGCTCAACAAGAAGAAGCCCAAGCAGATCGATGTCATCGGCGTCGGTGGCGGCAGCGAGGAACGTGAGGGCGACACCTCCGTGCAGGACGGCTTCGCCTTCGAGCTCGACAACATCGGCGAGTGGCGCGACGCCATCTACGCCAAGATCGTCGAGAAGGTCGGGAACCGCCGCTACTGGGAGAGCTGGGCCAAGGACGTTGCGCAGATAGCCCAGCGCCACATCGACCGCATCCAGACCCTGCTCGAGCACGAGGAGTCGGAGCACGCTAAGGCGTTCGAGGACTTCCTGGCCGGCCTGCGCCGCAACCTCAACCCCGCCGTCAGCCGCGACGAGGCCGTCGAGATGCTCTCGCAGCACCTCATCACTAGACCCGTGTTCGAGGCGTTGTTCGAGGACTACAGCTTCTCGCAGCACAACCCCGTCAGCGCCGCCATGCAGAGAATGGTCGACCTGTTGGAAGAACAGGCACTGGAGAAGGAGACCGAGTCCCTCGAGGGCTTCTACGAGAGCGTGCGCGAGAACGCCAAGGGCATAGACAACGCCGAAGGCAAGCAGCGCATCATCGTCGAGCTCTACGACAAGTTCTTCCGTACCGCTTTCCCCCGCATGGCCGACCGCCTCGGTATCGTCTACACCCCCATCGAGGTCGTCGACTTCATCATCCACAGCGCCGAGCACGCGCTCCGCGAGGAGTTCGGCGCCAGCATCAGCGACGAAGGCGTACACGTCCTCGACCCCTTCACCGGCACCGGCACCTTCATGGTCAGGCTCCTCCAGAGTGGCCTCATCAAGCCCGAGGACCTCGCCCACAAGTACCGCCACGAGTTGCACGCCAACGAGATCGTGCTGCTCGCCTACTACATCGCTGCCATCAACATCGAGGAGACCTACCACAGCCTAGCTGGCGGCGAGTACCAGCCCTTCGAGGGCATCGTCCTGACCGACACTTTCCAGATGACGGAAGACCCAGCCAACGGCCAGGCGGGCGCGATCTTCCCGGTTCTGCCCGAGAATAGTGAGCGCGCTGAGAAACAGAAGGCACACGACATTCGGGTGGTCATCGCCAACCCTCCCTACAGCGCCGGTCAAGACAGCGCTAACGATGACAACCAGAACCTGAAGTACCCGAGGCTCGACGAAGCCATCGCCAACACGTACGCGGCCCACTCCACCGCCGGCTACAAGAACAGCCTTTACGACTCGACATCCGCGCCTTCCGCTGGGCTAGCGACCGGATCAAGGACAAAGGCGTGA
- a CDS encoding type ISP restriction/modification enzyme — MICFVTNGSFIDGNAADGMRKTLVDEFSSIYVFNLRGNQRTSGETSRREGGKIFDSGSRATIAITLLVKNPAKQTPGNLHYYDIGDYLSRDQKLAAIEEFGSVAGIPWRQVTPNARHDWINQRGEDFQAFQVLGDKRGKDESPIFATYSLGLSTNRDAWVYNFSQDELARNVDRMIDFYNTQVDLYEDAIHAGAEPSEALEVVSNDAARISWSVNLKKDLMAGRRLSFKRSRVFRGSYRPFTKQHVYFDKDLNERPGLTPRLFPTPDAENRLISVTGVSASKPFSALMTDSLPNLDRLEKGQNFPLYYYDEADGDQSGLFSEKPGVAGRYVRRSAITDDTLVSYRDRYGDSSITKEDIFYYVYGVLHSPEYRERFDAELRKELPRIPFTEDFWAFSRAGRELGEIHVNYESQTKHPVTVTNTHSSPDSAEALRVDKMRFPRKDKQPDKSAIIYNKHVTISDIPLEAYEYEVNGKSAVEWIMDRYQVKVDKKSGIKNDPNEWSDNPSYILDLLQRIIHVSLETVRIVNALPPLDEKNLDYDSDPASAIEA; from the coding sequence GTGATCTGCTTCGTCACCAACGGCTCCTTCATCGACGGCAACGCTGCCGACGGAATGCGTAAGACGTTAGTAGACGAGTTCAGCAGCATCTATGTGTTCAACCTGCGTGGCAATCAGCGGACATCCGGTGAAACGTCACGTCGCGAAGGCGGCAAAATCTTCGACTCGGGAAGCCGAGCAACCATCGCCATTACCCTCCTCGTGAAGAACCCTGCGAAGCAAACGCCGGGGAACCTTCACTACTACGACATCGGGGATTACCTGAGCCGTGACCAGAAGCTCGCCGCCATCGAGGAGTTCGGAAGCGTGGCTGGTATCCCCTGGCGCCAGGTGACGCCCAACGCTAGGCACGACTGGATCAACCAGCGGGGCGAGGACTTCCAGGCCTTCCAGGTGCTCGGCGACAAGAGAGGGAAGGATGAGAGCCCGATCTTCGCTACCTACTCCCTAGGCTTGTCAACGAATCGGGACGCCTGGGTCTACAACTTCTCTCAAGACGAGCTCGCACGCAACGTGGACCGGATGATCGACTTCTACAACACGCAGGTGGACCTCTACGAAGACGCCATCCACGCAGGCGCTGAGCCATCAGAGGCGCTCGAGGTCGTCAGCAACGACGCTGCAAGAATCAGTTGGTCCGTGAATCTCAAGAAGGATCTCATGGCGGGCAGAAGGCTCTCGTTCAAGAGGTCCCGGGTATTCCGAGGCTCTTACAGGCCATTCACGAAGCAGCATGTCTACTTCGATAAGGACTTGAACGAGCGTCCCGGGCTGACACCTCGGCTGTTCCCGACACCTGATGCCGAGAACCGCCTAATCAGCGTCACGGGAGTGAGCGCCAGCAAGCCGTTCTCAGCCTTGATGACGGACTCCCTACCAAACCTTGATCGCCTAGAGAAAGGTCAGAACTTCCCGCTCTACTACTACGATGAGGCAGACGGCGATCAATCAGGCCTCTTCTCTGAAAAGCCAGGGGTTGCTGGTCGCTACGTCCGGCGCAGCGCGATCACGGACGACACACTGGTGTCCTACCGCGATAGATACGGCGACTCGAGCATCACGAAGGAAGACATCTTCTATTACGTGTATGGAGTTCTCCATAGCCCTGAGTACCGTGAGCGTTTCGATGCGGAACTTAGAAAGGAACTCCCGCGCATCCCGTTCACAGAGGACTTCTGGGCTTTCTCGCGCGCGGGCCGCGAGCTCGGTGAGATCCACGTCAACTACGAGAGCCAGACAAAGCACCCCGTAACAGTTACGAACACGCACTCCTCACCGGACAGCGCTGAAGCCCTGCGGGTCGATAAGATGCGCTTCCCACGCAAGGACAAGCAGCCGGACAAGAGCGCGATCATCTACAACAAGCACGTCACCATCAGCGACATCCCGCTCGAGGCGTACGAGTACGAGGTGAACGGCAAGAGCGCCGTCGAGTGGATCATGGACCGCTACCAGGTCAAGGTCGACAAGAAGAGCGGCATTAAGAACGACCCGAACGAGTGGAGCGATAATCCCAGCTACATCTTGGACCTGCTCCAGCGCATCATCCACGTGAGCCTGGAGACGGTACGGATTGTCAACGCGCTTCCGCCGCTAGACGAAAAGAACCTGGATTATGACAGTGACCCAGCATCCGCGATCGAGGCCTAG
- a CDS encoding endonuclease NucS: MPDERRLEDIITRDLDVVDPNLLLIGRQVSTAFGTLIDLLALDADGNLVVIELKRAKTPREVIAQLLDYGSWVRTLEDDDIARIFADHQRRYSPGREELSLDDAFKARFNVPDLPEELNESHRLVLVAGELDAASERIVTYLNEEHGVAINAVFFRFFRDGDAEYLSRAWLLDPSETSQVARETRGEGPWNGEYYVSFGEGPRRSWQDAMRHGFISAGGGAWYTNTLRQLAPGDRIWVNVPGRGYVGVGKVTETATSITEFTLPDAEGVSRPVTEVVSTAPDPSESEDELEHYVRVQWLHTVPLGHAVREKGFFGNQNTVARPRTSKWPHTVERLKVRFGLQRDETKEPGTHVNKPRQPETGL; this comes from the coding sequence ATGCCAGACGAGCGGCGGCTGGAGGACATCATCACGAGAGACCTCGACGTCGTCGACCCAAACTTGTTGCTTATCGGCCGGCAGGTCAGCACTGCGTTCGGCACCCTGATTGACCTTCTCGCGCTCGATGCCGACGGGAATCTGGTGGTGATAGAGCTCAAGCGCGCCAAGACACCGCGCGAGGTCATCGCCCAACTCCTCGACTACGGCTCCTGGGTGCGCACTCTAGAAGACGACGACATTGCACGCATCTTCGCCGACCACCAGCGCCGCTACAGCCCTGGGCGCGAGGAGCTCTCGCTCGACGACGCCTTCAAGGCGCGCTTCAACGTTCCCGACCTGCCGGAGGAACTCAACGAGAGCCACCGGCTGGTCCTCGTGGCAGGCGAGCTCGACGCGGCCAGCGAGCGCATCGTCACCTACCTCAACGAGGAACACGGGGTCGCGATCAACGCTGTGTTCTTCCGCTTCTTCCGCGACGGAGATGCTGAGTACCTTAGTCGAGCCTGGCTCCTTGACCCGAGCGAAACCAGTCAGGTCGCACGTGAGACCCGCGGTGAGGGACCTTGGAACGGTGAGTACTACGTGTCCTTCGGTGAGGGCCCGCGTCGCAGTTGGCAGGACGCGATGAGGCACGGCTTCATCTCCGCCGGCGGTGGCGCCTGGTACACCAACACCTTGCGGCAGCTCGCGCCCGGTGACCGCATATGGGTGAACGTCCCCGGCCGCGGCTACGTCGGCGTTGGGAAGGTCACCGAGACGGCTACGTCCATCACTGAGTTCACGCTGCCAGACGCCGAAGGCGTGTCGCGGCCCGTCACCGAAGTGGTTTCAACGGCGCCGGACCCCAGCGAGTCGGAGGACGAGCTAGAGCACTATGTCCGTGTCCAGTGGCTTCATACTGTTCCGCTTGGTCATGCCGTACGTGAGAAGGGCTTCTTCGGTAACCAGAACACCGTGGCGCGCCCCCGCACGAGCAAGTGGCCCCACACGGTTGAACGCCTGAAGGTCCGCTTCGGCTTGCAACGCGACGAGACAAAGGAGCCAGGGACGCATGTCAATAAGCCCAGGCAACCCGAAACAGGACTTTAG